The DNA region GCAGTTATAATGTATATCACCTTACTTTTAATAACCATTTATTCACTTCAGGGTCATGGTGGCCTGGAACCTAACCAGGAAAGCGCTGGGATTGGTGGGATACTAAGTGGAATACACCCATGTTGGGATACCAGTTAACTGCAGGGCACACTTAGAAACGAGTATAGACACACTTAGACTCGCACCAGGTCCAACTTCCCAGAAGTCAATCGATCTACCATAGTCTCTGGTctatggaaggaaactggagcacccagagaaatcCCATGGAgaactgtacaaactccacacagatagccccAAGGTCTAGAAGTCACCTCAGGAGcttcaaggcagcaatgctagccactgcaccactggGCCATCCTATTAGGTTTATTATGTTATCTGTACTGACATTGAAAAGGCAAACTTCTATTTTTGttgcatttaaataaaacacactGGTATTGCAGGACCCAGGTCCATTGTGTGGTGGCAGGTTTTGGTCCAGTAAAGATCTGTTCTAGGAAGCATGCCTTATTTTCTGATATGACCTGCACAGAAATGTAgttattaatgttattatttatatacGCAGGAAGTCTCAAAACTGAGGAACCAaatggcaaaacagaaaaaagaaatggagCAACTTAAACATAACCAGGGACACAAGAGATTTGATCCTTCTAAAGCCTTCAAGCATGATAGTAAAGAAAATGGCCCTCCTATCACTCCTCTTAAAGAAGgtaacttttgtttttgtaatgatttaTATTTGTCAATGGGCTGCATAAATGCTGAGTAAAAAGTTGGAGATTAATGCTACATTTGGAATGGGGAGGGAAAGGATCTTGCAAAGGGATCCATGGacaaaaatgttgcttttccttttttccagCGTTAAATTTAATCTGCTGGTTCCCTTGTGTCTTCATATGAGCTGCAGCTTCCCAATCAAAGCTCTTCTTAAATGCTATAATCAATGCAATTCCACACTAAATCGGGTATTGATTCAGTCTGCATCACTGGGGACAGACATTATCAAGGGTGTGGAAACTGCTCAAGCTCTTAATATGACAATGAACATCTCTTTGTATTGAAACCTAGTCTACTATGTAAGTTTTAATATACACCTTGAAAGATATTACAAAGGGAAATAATTAGATCTATAGTCATTTAAAGTGACTTAATATAAGTGGGAATGATACAAATCTAACCTTTTGACCTAATTTTCCTTTTTAGGTAATCGGAATATGCTTTAAGCCTTTTGGACATCTGTCACTTTTACAAATAGCAGAAGAAACGTCTGGCTTTTTAACTGATGTATTTTTAGCTGTCCAGTTTTCTGTAATAAACTAAAGCTGTTTTTGTAcacttaattgttttttacaccCTTGCTGCAATCCAACCTTGGTTTTAATGTTGACGCCAATTGCTTTGACTTGGAATTGAATATATCATAGTTTCAGTCTTCTTGTTTTTGCTACTGTCAGATGAATGTTTACTGCAGGTGTTGAACAGGAATGGCCAAAATTTACCTCGAATTGGAGTTTCTTTTGCTGAAGCGTTCAATAAAGGTTTTTTCGCTTGTAGGTTACACAATTGTTTGTGTAGATCTATAATTATTACATGCCAGGTAATGGGTAATTGAACAGCTGCTGAAACTTCTGATAATGAGACCTTCATTACAGGTCTGTGAGGCTTATATTAGCGGAACTGCAGCTGCCCATGGGCTGGTTTGGGCTCCGAGATTAAGAGGAAGGGCGTTTTTGGCTGAGAATTAAtccttttctcatttttgtttccACTTTGAATGGTGTGGGATATGTCTGTCATTGTGTGACCTTGGTGGTAAAGTACTGGTTTTGTAAAATGCTGCACCAAGATACACTTTCTGTAGACAGTGTTTTGGGTTTAGTTTGCTAGTGTTGtaaatagattttaaattattttctgttcatttttctGCCACCAAAGTGTTAATGGACGATTAAAGAAGCTGTTATCCCTCTTTTGTATCTCTTGGTTGACAAAGTTTTACTAAACTAttttactttatactgtattttatcaaGTTGGTGTCGGGACTaatctgaattttattttcttttaaatatttattgctCTTACTTCTAACTCCCCCTGTCTTgctataaattataaaaaacacCCAGATGGtttaagatttaattaaaaggttagaaatgtgttttaaattcaGATAATTCTTATGGATTCTTATAAacatgtatttactttttttccacAAAGTCTTGGAAAAGAGTGTTCTGTCTGTAATGCAAAGCAGTGCAGTACTAAGATTTGGGATTTTTAACTCCCTGAAAAACATAATGGCATCATTTGCGATAAAAAGTGTTATGTTCGCCATATAGCTAATACTAATACACCTTGTTCCCCATACAAATATGTGCATCATATTTAATtctgaatatatattttaggtATCCTCTTTAgttgtttactgtacatcacaaagTGCAAAAAATATTCCATTATATACTATACTATAGAGTAGAATATTGTTTGGTGGAATGCTAATGTTTTAACCAATCCATTGACTTGTTGTTCATGCCATTGTATCTTGGATCTAGAAATTGAAGTTGCCAAAGATTAAAGTCTTGATGCAAAACTTTTCAGGgatctttctttttctgtcaaGCCATGAGCAAGCTGTTTCTAGGAGTCTTGTTTGGGGGGGATACATGTACATGGTTTAATTTAGTGTTAAGACAAAAGGTTTAAAGCCAGCTAACAGTATTGTAGCAGTTGGAAATTCATTCAATAATGCTgtcacaatatatttttttttaaaaactgaagtcCATCTTTAATGTTTCTGAATAATGCCTAATTAACAACAAATGGATATTTTAAATCACATTAACTTAGCGGAGCGATGGTAATCACTTGGCTTTAATTGCAGTAATTTTCCAGTTCATATATGGTGCAAGGCTTGTGGCAGCACTGTTCAACTATGCCTCGCTTCACTTTCATCTCTCCTTGTTGCTTGAATTGATATTCGTCCACTTCATTCTCCTGTCCAGATTTTCCAGTGAGGAAACCTACAAGTAATCCAGGACTTAATTACTGAAATATGACACATTTAACAATAATACGCATAGCACATGAagaaaatttatatttttcatttactaATGCTACCTAATTAGTAACTGAACTGAAACAGTACTTAACACGCCAGCACTAATCTATCATACAGTGGCTGTGGTAGAGCTGTAGCTTGGGTTTAATTGGTTTTACCAAAGTCCTTACCATAGGATTTCGGTTCATCTCCCTGTCAGGCAAGTATCTAGATTACTTTaactttttatacaaaaaaaacaaggtattaaaatgtttcactAGGTTGGGATATCTCTACCATTCTGCTTGAGGTTTAGGTTAGAAAAGGGAAGCAGCTTACCCAATACTGGTTCCATGTCTCTCTTGGCTTTGTTGGGGTTGTAGAAGAAGCCCTTTTCTCCACAGACTAGATACAGAGCTTCCACCAAGTGAGACCCGCAGAGATGCTGATTGGCTGCAGCATTAGTCACGGGTGGAGAAGACAGGACAAGCAGGGCGAGCAGAGAGAAAACTTGGAACCACAGAGCCATAATGCCAGTCCTGCCAGAGAGCTGTATGAGCAGAACCAAAAACGTGCATGTAGTACATTATACATCATCCCACAGAGCACAGCGCAGATGATGGTTAATATTGCTTAAAAGCAGATTGGTGGACTAAAACTGAACAGCACCTTAGTTGTCATCTTATGTTTTTCCATAATTAAAACTTACAAATATGTAAGGCTTTTATGGACATTTTATGCATTATCTCATGCCTATAATTCAGTCGCCGCTATTTCTTTTTCGTCTTGCTATTGCTTTTAGTAAACTTTAAAGCCATTTACCCACCACACCATGCCAGCCCCCGAGAAGCAGATTATTAGTTTCTCAGGGTTGAGTTATTACATTCAGGTATTCAGATTTATACTGCAGTGTTCGAATATCCCTGGACAAATGGTACGTGGTTGGACGAACCAACTGTGCCTCGGGTCGCGTAATGCTTGTTGAAGCTATTCTTCATGATACTTGCTTCCCATGTAGATGGGGGTTGGAGGAGATGCTGAAGGAAAGGGACATGACTACATGCCAGTGAGGTCTACTTATTAAACCTGTTGAGGTTGTACTTTGGGGGGGTTACTCTTATCTGGcagcagaaagaagaaagcTGTTCAGGCAGGTCATGGTATGACAGCTGAGATCTTCCGACCATACCAATTCACTCCTGCCTGTACTACATAACCTTCACTAAATGAACACGAGTTCCAAAATCCATGTATTAAATGCTTAATGACGAAAATCCTCGCCTTTATTTACTGAACTGTGCAATTCTACGAATGTTATCTTGCAGTGTTATTTCCATCATATAAAGACTAGCATGTGTAATTCTTAGATTTTACATTCTGATCGTAGGCTTTGACTTTAATCGTgatcatttattaaaaaatgggaATTATTACATCAAATACTGTTGTTCGCACTTGAATTCTCCATTTCTGAGTGCTACCTATTGTATTTTCTTGCAGAAATGCCCTAAGCAGatgtatttaagaaaaaaataaggcaTAAAGTACTCTATAGAATAATACATAGCATATACAAGTTATTTTCCCCAATCAGTAATATTCATTCAGAAAAGCTTACCTTTTGATTAGGAGCTCAGAAGTAGAAAGATGTTGGAAAAGTCAGCTTTGGTGttgctgtatatatactgttacATTGACCATAGAATTGGCATGAAGGAACATCTAGTGACGTTTTCATCGCCATGTGGGACAGTTAAATGTGCACTGTTGGCAAGTTCCAGTTTCATCTTCCAAGtcattaaatgtatttgtctAATATATTTGTCTTGGTAAATGGTATTGTTTCAATTCCAGTGTACTGAACTGTACAGGTAGACTACCAACTGATATGTCAATAACGTGCTAAGGATCTCATCACAAGCATTTGACCAGAATAAGCTTGACCACCTGCCACTCCATTAGTGACTTGAAGACAACACTTCATGTTCTGAGGACTCAGCAGTGTCACCAGATGGTTAATGTGATACTTCCATAGAAATGTGCTTGGCCCATTGTGGTGTACGGGTCATTAATTTATCACCAATctgcctttatttatttttttgttaagtaAGCTTACAGGAGTCTTTCCTTAACTTTTTGCTCTAGATGCAGAATTTGCTTCACCTCTTTTGACTAACAATCACATCAGTCTAATTTTGCAAAGCAATGTACTTTGTAAGGAACAAATATTGACTTCTTTCCTCTGAGTGTGTTGCCAGACTTTTACCTTCAGACATTGTCCATTATATTTAGAAGTAGGAACAAAATTGGACTGATGGAAaaagttttgtattttcacCTAAACTACGTCTTCCATTTAGAACTTGTATTTAGACTTTTAGTGTCGTTACTGTAAGCTTAGAGCTCAATTTGATGTTGGCATCGTCTcccttttttttgttcttttttgccGGGCAAAACAtatgaaaagttaaaaatggTCACAAATCACTACATAGTTCGGCATGGGCTTTCGCAGTCCATCAgcactttgtaaaaaaaaaaaatacatttttttttgtgcacCACACAAAGTAGTCACCAcattaaggtactgtatgtggctcATGAACAGAGCCAACGGAAGATTTAAAAGGGTTGGTCAATGCGCTTGGAGGAAACATGCAAACACTAATTCCTTGGCCtctattttaaatgtgaaaacacACTACAGGGCATATCAGATGAACAGTTACTTTTCTACAGAACAAAATGGGAAATTTCCCCTTTTATCCTGGACGAAAAGCCTCTTGAGGTGTGTCAgcattttgaaagttttttcagttttctttctgcttGGCCTCTCCGTGTTCCCTTGTGGCatacatgctgacacagcttccCACACAAGCATTATGTGTCTATATGCTCCAGGAGTTTTATTCCTTTTTCCctatgcaatatactgtaatgacAATGTTATTGACAATATAGGCAATCTGTTATAATCTAATCTTATTTTGTCAAGTTATCAAACTGAGTTATATTTCAAAGTTTGTCTTCTGGGTAACTTTTAGTTCTTGGTTGTGTTCAGCACATCTGATCCTGGGTTGCTCTAGTctaaaaaaacagcttaaaaaGCTTTCAGTCACTGGAAAGAGTGTTTTGCCTTGCTTGTCACATTTTCCATGGGTTATTTCATTAACTTTAGAGGGATATTTGGAGGAACACTGGAAAATTGCCTAATCTCTGTCTGTTCAGGCTCTTCTCATACAGATTGCTAATGCATTGTACAATTCTAACATACCATCTCTTGCCTTAAAATTTAAACCTTTCACTAGAAATTGGTTGCATTTGTATTGTTTCCTGCATTgtctagaaaatgaaaatgtcaacATAGATACCCATGTCTTTCTTTCAGAAGTAACCGCTTCAAGCCCAGTGAATTGTTTTAACAGTCTGCATTGTCAGATGTTTGCACAATCTTGAATTCTgtctaaatattttgaaataattgcaaatcctgcTATTTTAGCTTCATCTGAGGGCACTTTTAGAGACTGTACCAGAATCTAAATCATTGATGTAAGTTAAGAGTGGCGGTCCCattacagatccctgtggtacttagCTAAAAACATCAACCCATATTGAGTATTCACTCTTTCTATCCATTTATTAGTTCTTAATCCAAATCCATTAATTTGAATGTCTATAACCTATAGTTTGAAGTCCTCAATGGTAAAACTGGAAATATGCAATTTGGCCTCCAGTGCAATTTTCTTCTATTGAATTTTCTCATATTCTTTTTTACTTGAGCTTGTAATATAAAGTATTGCCTTTTTGtagctgttttttaatgttgttcatttgtgcattttttcctCTATTGTTTCCTAAttgatttaaaattatttcaacCACTACTTTCCAGGATTTGATTTACTTAATCTAGTCACGGATACGACTGTCACAGTCTACATCTCTGAACAATTCTACATCTCTGAACTCTTTCATAGTTTGCTTTACAAAAATGATCAATGTTTGTTTGGTGGTCTGCCTGTGCATTTTccaagtacagtacagcaccttTCAAATTAACCCATATTATGATGGCCGTTCCTTAGTAATTCCTCCACCTTTCTTTTCCTCAGTTTGTTTAGATTGTTTGAAAGgattaaaagacatttattgCAGGACGATTTCAATTTCATCTGTCGccttttttaaatctttgatttttttttgcgtgTGTGATGCATATTAAAATTGGCACAATAAATAATTCCTCCTCTTCACAGTCATTCCTGATTGCATAAAGTTGCATTATAATTGAATCTGAATTTCATGAAAAAGGAACACATTCTGAGCGATATAGATTTACACTTGATTTATCAAGGTTACGTTCCTGTGCCTAAATGCTTTATTCCCCCAGACACAGTGCTGCATCTTTCCAATCTCTTCAGATAGCTGTATATCCACTGATGCTGATTTACTAATCTACTACAATCAACAATTTCTAAAAGAGTTCTGCGGCAAACGCTCTATCAAATAAAAATCGAATAGTTTTCAACAGGTCTTTAAAAAGATTGGTACGTAATGAAGACTGGAAATGGCGTCATTGCAAAAAAGTCATCAGCAATGTGCCATTTCTCCACTAGATGTCACCCTTTCCACATGTATACACAGCATACGTTCCGATCTCCAGGTATGCCAATAAATGTTTAATACGATGGTTTCTGTATTCCGAAAATTGTAATTGCATATGCCAATTTTTATGTCAATAACCGTAAGACTTTGGAAAAGGCTCTTGGGAAATTTGTAAGAAACTAAAGGAAATCTAAATTAGAAGTCACGTTACCAGACAGTCCTTGCTTTAGTTTATTTCACACATATCAACGTTCTGGAAGAAATGCGTGGGTGAGAATATCTGAATACACAGTGTTAGTCAGGGTGAATTAAACCATCCATGCCCttcagatttaattaaaaatgcaatgacCGTTTGCGGAATCCAGGCTATCGACTGTGTGCTATGAAGAGTTGCACAAAAACGCCACAGTAATAACATTTGGCTATAAGTAAACTACAGCAGCTATCGTCAACAGGCTATGTATCGAAGCCCAGGTAATGGAGCtagctactgtaggtgtattcaatgttaaatattttgatgACAACATATACGTTGTTTTTAAAGTAACATTGGTCTTTTTCTTACATCATTAATCATTTTCCCTACATATGTCTCAAGTAAtgttgttttctaaaaatactgtaacataCTTGGCAAGAGGTGGTTGTGGTATCCCCGTTTAATATTTTAGTACTGGTATGCGCAAACCTTAAATTAACACGCTAACAAAGAGTTAACCGACAAGCTTTCAGATGTGAAAACTTTGCAACAGGTTGAAGTATACCGCCGCCGTTTTAAAAGCCCTCCTTACATCAACCCCTTATAACAGCCTGAATATTCATGTCAGCCATGACTTCGTGGTTCTTTCAGAGAATTACGACAGTCTTGCCTGACCCTGTACTTTAATATTTGTCTTGGCATCACGTTCTCTGCGGTCTCTCAATCAAATACCATCAATAGCGTAGCCTAGTTTTCAAACAAAGATTAAGTGACCCCGGCTAATCTGATGCCAAGGGTAATGGAAATGCTCCAGACCTGATACATTAGCATCAAAATGATTTGTGAAGCTGTTGAGAATAAAGGATAAGATTATTTGGCTAGCTACTCCCTTTGCTTTTGTGAGATGCTGCGCAGTCCCTCTCGCTACGGCATTCTCTGCCTGTTACTGATGGAGAATCTGCTAATACCTTCTAGCAAGTGTGTCACTGTGAATTTGAGAGCTTCCCAAGAATAGTTTCCTTTATCTGTGCACCCCAAACAAAGTACTCTCTAGCTCTAAGATCCCTGACATTAAAAggcttatacagtaaatgaatatCATGGTGACTACCATGTCCATGGTCAACCGATTTACTAACCATGAAGAAAAAGGCTCAGACACCTTAAGAAGAATGTGTACCAAGTGATGGGGGTAAATCTGATAGTTCTTTCTCAAAGTGCTATATTGTGTCCTTCTAGCTACAGTAATTGTAACACACCTCCATTGAACGTGGTAGAAATGTAGTGCATGCACCTGCATATTCAGAGTGACTGAATAGATATCAGCTactgaacacaaaaaaaatcagtacttaacacagaaaatgtaaaagaaacacGTTCTTTTTGTAACACaagtgaacatttaaaaaaaactgtgtcTAAAGCAGACACAGA from Lepisosteus oculatus isolate fLepOcu1 chromosome 11, fLepOcu1.hap2, whole genome shotgun sequence includes:
- the LOC102695073 gene encoding insulin-like isoform X1, whose amino-acid sequence is MTRTGAGSYLCTTNLSGRTGIMALWFQVFSLLALLVLSSPPVTNAAANQHLCGSHLVEALYLVCGEKGFFYNPNKAKRDMEPVLGFLTGKSGQENEVDEYQFKQQGEMKVKRGIVEQCCHKPCTIYELENYCN
- the LOC102695073 gene encoding insulin-like isoform X2, encoding MDDVSFQMVKLSGRTGIMALWFQVFSLLALLVLSSPPVTNAAANQHLCGSHLVEALYLVCGEKGFFYNPNKAKRDMEPVLGFLTGKSGQENEVDEYQFKQQGEMKVKRGIVEQCCHKPCTIYELENYCN
- the LOC102695073 gene encoding insulin-like isoform X3 codes for the protein MALWFQVFSLLALLVLSSPPVTNAAANQHLCGSHLVEALYLVCGEKGFFYNPNKAKRDMEPVLGFLTGKSGQENEVDEYQFKQQGEMKVKRGIVEQCCHKPCTIYELENYCN